Within the Litorilinea aerophila genome, the region CTCCGTCCCCGTCCTATGGTGGGATGGGACCGGCGTGTGATAGTTTGATTCATCAGATGATGACCGTTTGGAATGTTCACACAGATCAGGAGTGACCATGTCTACCTTCCGTATGAACCGGCGACAGCTTTTGAAGAACCTGGCCATCGGCACCGGCGCCGTGGCCCTGGCAGCCTGTGCCCCGGCGGCAGCTCCCGCCGGCAATACCGGCAGCGCAGCCAGCTCGAGCGGGTCGGCAGCCCCGGCCGCGGAGCCCGTCACCATCACCCTCTGGAGTAGCTACTCGGGCAAGAACGGCGAAGCAGAGGCCGCGCTGGTCCAGAAGTTCAACGAAAGCCAGAGTGATGTGGTGGTGGACTACCAGTTCCAGGGCAACTACGAGGAAACGGCCCAGAAGGTGACCGCCGCGCTCCAGGCCCGCACCGCTCCCGACGTCTCCCTGCTGAGCGACGTGTGGTGGTTTAAGTTCTACCTGAACCAGGCCCTGGTCCCCCTGGATGATTTGCTGGCGGCCGCCAACGTGGACGTGAACGACTACCAGGACTCCCTGATCAATGAAGGCGTACGCCAGGGCAAGCACTACTGGATCCCCTTCGCCCGCAGCACCCCCCTCTTCTACTACAACAAGGAGAAGTGGGCCGAGGTAGGCCTGCCGGACCGGGGCCCCGAGACCTGGGACGAGTTCATGGAATGGGCGCCGGAGCTGGTGCGCATGGAGGGCGACGAGATGAAGGTCTCGGCCTTTGCCCACCCGGATGGCGCCAGCTACATCGCCTGGCTCTTCCAGGGCGTGACCTGGCAGTTCGGCGGCAAATACAGTGACCCGGACTTCACCATGCACATGACCGATGAGAACACCATCCGGGCCGGCCAGTTCTACTACGACACGGTGCACACCTGGAAGTGGGCCGTGCCCAGCAAGGACCTGGCCACCGACTTCATCAACGGTCTGACCGCGGCCGCCATGATGTCCACCGGTTCCATGGGCGGTATCAAGGCCAACGCCCAGTTCGAGTTCGGCACCGCCTTCCTGCCCAAGAAGGATTACTTCGGCTGCTGCACTGGCGGCGCCGGCCTCGCCATCCTTTCCACCACACCGCCGGAGAAGCGGGACGCGGCCATGGCCTACATCGCCTTCGCCTCCAGCCCCGAGCAGACGGTCTTCTGGGCCCAGAACACCGGCTACATGCCCGTGCGCAAGAGCGCGCTGGAGAGCGCCGAGATGCAGGCCTACTTCGAGGAGTTCCCCCAATTCAAGACCGCGGTGGAACAGCTGCCCCTGACCCGTCCCCAGGATGCGGCCCGGGTTTGGGTCCCCAACGGCGACCAGATCATCGGCAAGGGGCTGGAACGCATCACCGTCCAGTCCGAGGATGTGGCTACGGTCTTCGGCGAACTGCAGGACACCCTGACCCGAGAGGCGGAGCCCATCGTCACCCAGCTGCGGGCCATTGAAGGCTAGGCAGGATCCACCGCTCATGGCCATCGCGGCATCGAGCCGGAAGACAACCGGGGGCCAGGCTGCCCCCGGTTGGGACCTGCACCTGGCCTACTGGATCTCCCAGGTCGGCAGCCCGCCCATCACCGCCCTGGCCGCGGCCTGCACCCTGGCGCTGGCCACCCGGGCGGCCTGGCAGTGGGCTGCCCTCTACACGGCCGGCGTCGTGGCCTTCCCCCTGCTCTTCATCGTGTGGCTGGTGGCTCGAGGCTCCATCCGGGACATCCACATCCCTGTACGACGCCAGCGGGTGGGCCCCCTGTTGGTTTCCCTGGGCGCCGGGCTGCTCACCTGGCTGGTCATGCGGTTGTACGCGGCTCCCCGCCCCTTTCTGCTGCTGGCCCTCCTGAGCAGCGTCCAGACGGCGTGTGTTCTCTTCATCACCCTGCGCTGGAAGATCAGCATGCACGCGGTCTCCATGGCCGGCCTGGCCAGCCTGGCGCTTCTGCTCTGGGGGGAGGCCGCCACGCCAGCCCTGCTGGGCATCCCGCTGGTTGCCTGGTCCCGGGTTCGGCTGCGTCGCCACACCCTGGCCCAGACCGTGGCCGGCGCGCTGTTAGGGGCATCGGTGACCCTGGCCATCATGACGGCCGGGTGATCCTGCATTCAGCAGGGGCAGGCAGGGGCGTGAAGAGGGGTGGCCGGCGTCTCGTGCAGGCGTGCTTCATTTCGAGGGTCATCAGTTATCAGTGAGGACGGCTCAGGGCGGTTGGCATCCACGTGGGGTATACGTCTGTAAAACGTGCTTGCAAATTTGCCCGGATGCTTGTAAGATAGAATCCCGTCCAAATATTTCTCATTGTTGGAGAAAAGGAGACCGATAGATGTTCTACCGAAAGCAGTTGATGGTGTTGGTTGCTTTAGTCCTGCTTGTTTTCTCCCTCAGCGCGTGTACGGTTGGCGCTGGCGTCCAGGTGCCGGATCGGGATGTCTCCATTAGCCTGGAAGATGCGCTGGAAGCCCAGAACATGGCGGTCACCGGCATGATGATGGGCGGTGTTGAGCTGACCGAGACCCAGTTCAGCAGCCTGCTGACCGAGCTCCTCAAGGCCAACAGCGGCGAGAACAATCCCGTCACCAGCATCAAGGCCTGGTTCGAACCCGACACGATTTACCTCCAGGTGAACCTGAAGGAGGGCGTCCTGCCTGCTGCCTTCGGCACCACCCTGAACCTGGTCGGTTCCGTGGATGTGGTGGACAACCACCTGGCCATCACCGTGCGGGAAGCTTCGGCCGGCCCGTATGCCGTGTCGGGCGCCATGCTGGCCCCGGTCAACGCGCAGCTCAACGCGGCCCTGGCCAACTATCAGCTCCTGATGCCGGTAGACGTCTCCCTGGATACGGGCGTGCTGTCGGTGAGCATGGGCCAGTAAACCGGTCCAACCAATGTCTCAAGCCAGGAGGGGCCTGCATCATGATGCAGGCCCCTCTCCTTTTGGTCGATTGCTGTAACGACCCCGGAGAAGGCTACAGGCGGGCCAGGGCGATGGCCAGCCGGCGGCGGTTCTCCGGCCGAATGAAGTGGCGGAAGTGCCCGGGGAATTCCTGGACCATCCCAGCGATCTCCCCCATCTCCCCCTCAATCCAGGCATCCAGTGGGCCGGACCCATCCTGTCGGGCCTGCCATTTCTGGAGCCGCTTGCATGCCACCACCCGATCGTTCAAGTGGCCCAGGTAGTCCTGTAGACCCTTGAGCTGTCGGATCAGGGCTTCCCCTTCCTCCCCCAACAGATGACGACTGAACTCCAGTCCATAGCGCAGGTACTTGCACTCCACCCGCAGCCCATGGAGTGTTTCGGCAGAGAGCTCCACCCCCTGATCCAGGAGCGCTTCTGCGCTGCGGATCAGGGAAAAGTGGTGCCAGAGGGTGTTGGGAAAGACATGGCGCACTTGGTAGGGATGCAGGGCTTCACCAGGTGCCCGATCCCTTTTGGGTGTGCCGGCGCCAGGAGTGCGGCAGAAGCGGTCCAGCTCCTGGATGAACTGGCGCCACTCCTCCCGGTCCAGAAAGGCCACCAGCGCGGCATGCTCCTGCTGACGCTGCTGGCGCCACGCCCGCCGCAACTGCCGCAGCACCTGGCCATCCATGCCCGGCCAGGATTTACGCCCTCGAGCCAGCCCAGCCAGCCCCACATCCAGGTCCCGCACCCGGCCCAGGGCCCGGCCCGCCTGTTTCATCCGCTTGAGGAAAGGGCGCACCCGTTTCCGCCGCCAGTGGTCGACAAACAGGCGCTGGACTGTGCGGGCCCGGCGAATGGCCACCCGCATGTCGTGGATGTACTCCGGGTCCCTGCCGGAACGGGCGCCGTGTTCGTTGAGCACCAGCTGCATCAGCTGCACGCGCCAGATCAGCCGGCACGCCTCGGCTACGGGCATCTCCGGCTGGATACCGGCCACCGGGCCGGCTGGCGTCGGTTCCAACTGGCTCAGCGCGCGGAGGGCTGTCTCCAGCTTGTTTTCCCGGGCCACTTTGAGGCCCAGGGCCTTGCGTAGCTGGCGCACCAGGGGGCGGAGGGCGTCGGCTTCCGAATCCGCCAGCAACTCCAGCTCAAGCTCGTCAAACTGGTGCCAGGGTTGGGCGCCGGGCTGGGCGTGGGTGGCCCCGGTGGTGGCCTCCGGCGGGTAGACGCTCACCCGGTCCAGGCTCAGCTCGGCCAGCGGACCCGCCTGGCCGTCCAGCTCGGGGACCCCCACCTGGGGCCAGAGGAGGCCCTTGCTCCGCCGCTGCTGCAGCAGGCAGAGCAGGCGCAGGGGCGTTTCCTCGACCCCCAGGCCGCCCAATACCTCCTGGATGGCCGGCGGCCAGGCGGGCGGGGGCAGGGGAGTGTCCGCGGGCAGAGGGACTTCCACCTCCAGGCGTTCCACCACCGCGCCCCGGCGCAAGGGTATGCCCTTGAGGCCGGCCAGGATCTGGCCGTCCACCCGGCGCAGGCGCAGAACATAGCCATGGCGGATCAGGTCGTAGGCATCCGTGTCGAAGTAGCCATCCCAGAGCTCCACTTCCCGCTGCGGTTGAAAGCGGTAGCCGTCCAGCGCCTGGGCGGCTTGTTGGACCTCTTCCGGTGCCATCGACTTGTGGCGTGGGCGAAGTTTGGCTTCAATTTCTCGGGGCATTTGGGACTCGTCTGCACAAAGGATATTCTTTTTTGAACGCAACGGCGCAAAGACGCAGTGTCAGAGTGCTATCTTTGCACTTCTTGGGTGCCACTGGTACGTAGGGTGGGTCTCCGGCCCGCCGGGGGTGGCTGGATCAACAGGGACAGCGGGCGGGCACGGGGGGCCGTCCCTACCGGGCGTGGTGATGGACATCTACCTGGGGCTGTTCGCCCCTTCCCGGGGGCTGAATCGGCAGGCTGATGGAGACCGTGGTGCCCACATCCACCGTGCTGTCGATGTGGATCTGGCCGTGGTGGAGGTCCAGGATCTCTTTCACAA harbors:
- a CDS encoding ABC transporter substrate-binding protein — encoded protein: MSTFRMNRRQLLKNLAIGTGAVALAACAPAAAPAGNTGSAASSSGSAAPAAEPVTITLWSSYSGKNGEAEAALVQKFNESQSDVVVDYQFQGNYEETAQKVTAALQARTAPDVSLLSDVWWFKFYLNQALVPLDDLLAAANVDVNDYQDSLINEGVRQGKHYWIPFARSTPLFYYNKEKWAEVGLPDRGPETWDEFMEWAPELVRMEGDEMKVSAFAHPDGASYIAWLFQGVTWQFGGKYSDPDFTMHMTDENTIRAGQFYYDTVHTWKWAVPSKDLATDFINGLTAAAMMSTGSMGGIKANAQFEFGTAFLPKKDYFGCCTGGAGLAILSTTPPEKRDAAMAYIAFASSPEQTVFWAQNTGYMPVRKSALESAEMQAYFEEFPQFKTAVEQLPLTRPQDAARVWVPNGDQIIGKGLERITVQSEDVATVFGELQDTLTREAEPIVTQLRAIEG
- a CDS encoding phosphatase PAP2 family protein; translated protein: MAIAASSRKTTGGQAAPGWDLHLAYWISQVGSPPITALAAACTLALATRAAWQWAALYTAGVVAFPLLFIVWLVARGSIRDIHIPVRRQRVGPLLVSLGAGLLTWLVMRLYAAPRPFLLLALLSSVQTACVLFITLRWKISMHAVSMAGLASLALLLWGEAATPALLGIPLVAWSRVRLRRHTLAQTVAGALLGASVTLAIMTAG
- a CDS encoding CYTH and CHAD domain-containing protein; amino-acid sequence: MPREIEAKLRPRHKSMAPEEVQQAAQALDGYRFQPQREVELWDGYFDTDAYDLIRHGYVLRLRRVDGQILAGLKGIPLRRGAVVERLEVEVPLPADTPLPPPAWPPAIQEVLGGLGVEETPLRLLCLLQQRRSKGLLWPQVGVPELDGQAGPLAELSLDRVSVYPPEATTGATHAQPGAQPWHQFDELELELLADSEADALRPLVRQLRKALGLKVARENKLETALRALSQLEPTPAGPVAGIQPEMPVAEACRLIWRVQLMQLVLNEHGARSGRDPEYIHDMRVAIRRARTVQRLFVDHWRRKRVRPFLKRMKQAGRALGRVRDLDVGLAGLARGRKSWPGMDGQVLRQLRRAWRQQRQQEHAALVAFLDREEWRQFIQELDRFCRTPGAGTPKRDRAPGEALHPYQVRHVFPNTLWHHFSLIRSAEALLDQGVELSAETLHGLRVECKYLRYGLEFSRHLLGEEGEALIRQLKGLQDYLGHLNDRVVACKRLQKWQARQDGSGPLDAWIEGEMGEIAGMVQEFPGHFRHFIRPENRRRLAIALARL